The following proteins are co-located in the Rhodobium gokarnense genome:
- a CDS encoding PD-(D/E)XK nuclease-like domain-containing protein: MIPWNGHPITEPGTYTGMPLDFYHGKPTGPEPCISSSGLRTIWTKSEAHYWCDSPYNPRREDQKDESDAVILGRAAHHLLLGEQEFSKRFVLRPERVDGAAWNGNRTACKEWLEMMKDSGLTVLTPTQREKILRIRDALANHPAVQSGMLDGDVETSTFWKDEETGIWLRSRPDVRPSDDDYTDLKVTHSVQTEDFVRSMRMFRYDMQGALVGWGHEVMTGRPITSFTLVCVESSAPYCVRVFTLDPKDQMRAAKCCRWALKRFKRAWDTGCWPGPHGYDDVETFRFPEWAADKMEAEISKARDEAIFHGQEAAE, from the coding sequence ATGATCCCCTGGAATGGCCACCCCATCACCGAGCCCGGCACCTATACCGGCATGCCGCTGGATTTCTACCACGGTAAGCCGACCGGCCCCGAGCCCTGCATTTCGTCGTCTGGGCTGAGAACCATTTGGACCAAGAGCGAGGCGCACTACTGGTGCGACAGCCCCTACAACCCCAGGCGCGAGGATCAGAAGGACGAAAGCGACGCGGTGATCTTGGGCCGGGCGGCTCACCACCTGCTTCTGGGAGAGCAGGAGTTCTCGAAGCGCTTCGTCCTCCGCCCCGAAAGGGTTGATGGCGCTGCCTGGAACGGCAATCGCACGGCCTGCAAGGAATGGCTGGAGATGATGAAGGACTCCGGCCTGACGGTGCTGACGCCGACACAGCGCGAGAAGATCCTGCGCATCCGCGATGCCCTCGCCAACCATCCGGCGGTGCAATCCGGCATGCTCGACGGCGACGTCGAAACGTCGACGTTCTGGAAGGACGAAGAGACCGGCATCTGGCTCCGTTCCCGCCCCGATGTTCGGCCGAGCGACGACGACTACACCGACCTCAAGGTCACCCATTCGGTGCAGACCGAGGACTTTGTCCGGTCGATGCGGATGTTCCGCTACGACATGCAGGGTGCCCTGGTCGGCTGGGGGCACGAAGTGATGACCGGTCGGCCGATAACGTCGTTCACGCTCGTCTGCGTCGAGTCCTCGGCGCCCTATTGCGTTCGGGTGTTCACGCTGGATCCGAAGGACCAGATGCGCGCGGCCAAGTGCTGTCGTTGGGCGCTGAAACGATTCAAGCGGGCTTGGGATACCGGCTGTTGGCCGGGCCCGCACGGCTATGACGACGTCGAGACGTTCAGGTTCCCGGAATGGGCCGCCGACAAGATGGAAGCGGAAATCTCCAAGGCCCGCGACGAAGCGATTTTCCACGGACAGGAAGCGGCGGAATGA
- a CDS encoding DUF6745 domain-containing protein encodes MVMAFSYGASAAIWYTYAATHAATDAATRAATYAATYAATHAATDAATHAATHAATYAATDAATDAATDAATHAATDAATHAATHAATHAATRAATRAATRAATDAATDAATDAATRAATRAATDAATHAATHAATHAATDAATDAATHAATHAATDAATDAATRAATYAATDAATDAATDAATDAATGAATYAATGAATRAATRAATDAATDAATYAATGAAETAAARACFDLAGPLGVQCARLWWRVYQGGNMWGSYDCYLTAARDILGLRLAPHAAYDAWERAAIHGGFRVMHEKFCIVSDFPEVLKLDDGNLPHCEDGPSHRWRDGWCLYHWHGTRVPAHWIENKATLEPAEVLRAENVEQRAAGAAIIGWPKMLDNLKHRVIDSHEDPQRGDLLEVWLPGLPESELYLKFFCPRNGEMMEAVNKRELAKPDLHHAHAWHARVPANLYSPPEKRS; translated from the coding sequence ATGGTGATGGCCTTCTCGTATGGTGCATCGGCCGCAATCTGGTACACGTACGCCGCCACGCACGCCGCCACGGACGCCGCCACGCGCGCCGCCACGTACGCCGCCACGTACGCCGCCACGCACGCCGCCACGGACGCCGCCACGCACGCCGCCACGCACGCCGCCACGTACGCCGCCACGGACGCCGCCACGGACGCCGCCACGGACGCCGCCACGCACGCCGCCACGGACGCCGCCACGCACGCCGCCACGCACGCCGCCACGCACGCCGCCACGCGCGCCGCCACGCGCGCCGCCACGCGCGCCGCCACGGACGCCGCCACGGACGCCGCCACGGACGCCGCCACGCGCGCCGCCACGCGCGCCGCCACGGACGCCGCCACGCACGCCGCCACGCACGCCGCCACGCACGCCGCCACGGACGCCGCCACGGACGCCGCCACGCACGCCGCCACGCACGCCGCCACGGACGCCGCCACGGACGCCGCCACGCGCGCCGCCACGTACGCCGCCACGGACGCCGCCACGGACGCCGCCACGGACGCCGCCACGGACGCCGCCACGGGCGCCGCCACGTACGCCGCCACGGGCGCCGCCACGCGCGCCGCCACGCGCGCCGCCACGGACGCCGCCACGGACGCCGCCACGTACGCCGCCACGGGCGCCGCCGAAACCGCAGCGGCGCGCGCGTGTTTTGATCTCGCGGGCCCCTTGGGCGTCCAATGCGCTCGACTGTGGTGGAGGGTTTATCAAGGCGGCAACATGTGGGGCAGCTACGATTGTTATCTTACGGCTGCGCGCGACATCCTTGGGCTGAGATTGGCGCCTCATGCGGCATACGACGCTTGGGAACGCGCGGCCATCCACGGCGGGTTCCGCGTGATGCACGAGAAATTCTGCATCGTCTCGGATTTCCCGGAAGTCCTCAAACTTGACGACGGTAACTTGCCTCATTGCGAGGATGGACCATCCCACCGTTGGCGCGACGGATGGTGTCTCTACCACTGGCATGGAACGCGCGTGCCGGCGCATTGGATTGAAAACAAGGCAACGCTCGAACCAGCCGAAGTTCTGCGTGCCGAGAACGTCGAGCAACGAGCCGCAGGCGCTGCCATCATCGGATGGCCGAAGATGCTCGACAATCTTAAGCACCGTGTCATCGACAGCCACGAAGATCCGCAACGCGGCGATCTCTTGGAAGTTTGGTTGCCAGGACTTCCGGAAAGCGAGCTCTACCTGAAATTCTTCTGCCCGAGGAACGGGGAGATGATGGAGGCCGTCAACAAGCGCGAGCTGGCGAAGCCTGATCTACACCACGCGCATGCCTGGCACGCGAGAGTGCCGGCGAATCTTTATTCCCCACCTGAAAAACGGAGCTAA
- a CDS encoding helix-turn-helix domain-containing protein: protein MDGAGIRELRESFGMSQAQFAKLLGVRQPTVCRLERGQTVAGAMLTLLESLKAGHITPEMLKDKQKTTEKEGSDA from the coding sequence ATGGATGGTGCGGGGATTCGAGAGCTCCGGGAGAGCTTCGGGATGTCTCAGGCGCAGTTTGCAAAACTGCTGGGTGTTCGGCAGCCGACCGTCTGCCGGCTCGAAAGAGGGCAGACGGTGGCGGGGGCGATGTTGACGCTTTTGGAAAGTCTGAAGGCCGGACACATCACACCTGAAATGCTGAAAGACAAGCAAAAGACTACCGAGAAGGAGGGCTCAGATGCGTGA
- a CDS encoding MT-A70 family methyltransferase, with product MFGYDLIMADPNWRFETWSEKGRTSKGPDRHYTTMTVGEIKRSFPVGHLAAKDAVLWLWATHPMIDQQIEVGRFWGFQFVTSGVWVKRTKHGKLGFGPGYRLRSASEPFLIFINGTPATCPVVRTVVEGPLREHSRKPDEAYREAERLLPGARRADLFSRETRPGWDSWGDEAGKFNEGRH from the coding sequence ATGTTCGGCTACGACCTGATCATGGCCGACCCGAATTGGCGCTTTGAGACATGGTCGGAAAAGGGCCGGACCAGCAAGGGTCCGGATCGCCACTACACGACGATGACTGTCGGCGAGATCAAGCGAAGCTTTCCCGTAGGGCACCTGGCGGCGAAGGACGCCGTGCTCTGGCTTTGGGCCACCCATCCAATGATCGATCAGCAGATCGAGGTCGGCCGCTTCTGGGGCTTCCAGTTCGTGACATCGGGCGTCTGGGTCAAGCGGACCAAGCACGGGAAGCTGGGGTTCGGCCCAGGCTATCGGTTGCGCAGCGCGTCGGAGCCGTTCCTGATTTTCATCAACGGGACGCCTGCAACATGCCCGGTCGTGCGGACCGTCGTCGAAGGACCGCTGCGCGAACATTCCAGGAAACCGGATGAGGCATATCGGGAAGCGGAGCGGCTACTGCCGGGAGCGCGGCGTGCGGATCTGTTTTCGCGGGAGACCCGGCCCGGTTGGGACAGTTGGGGCGACGAAGCCGGAAAGTTCAATGAGGGGCGGCATTGA
- a CDS encoding ribosome modulation factor — protein MTGEGDNIKGMVIFHHGRIKRATAEKDSAVGSLRNAKKQAITDEIDVEALEFCAKLQKAKKPHEVVQHLKNKILYAGYLGLDLPRHFDLFDEPKEDRTPIEDKAHEDGLRAGLQDDVPEANPHDPTSATGQSWLRGFHAGTAQRKQILEMQAEVIKGEGDEGDDEETVDDSLDEAIDGTEDDDDGPTDVGEVTRSELEERIDGPTIVDMNARRKNAAE, from the coding sequence ATGACTGGCGAAGGCGACAACATCAAGGGCATGGTGATCTTCCACCATGGGCGAATCAAGCGCGCGACGGCAGAAAAGGACTCGGCCGTCGGGTCGTTGCGCAACGCCAAAAAGCAGGCGATCACCGACGAAATTGACGTCGAGGCGCTGGAGTTTTGCGCCAAGCTGCAGAAGGCGAAGAAGCCGCACGAGGTGGTGCAGCACCTGAAAAACAAGATCCTCTACGCCGGCTATCTGGGCCTCGACCTGCCGCGCCATTTTGACCTTTTCGATGAGCCGAAGGAAGATCGCACGCCGATCGAGGACAAGGCCCATGAGGACGGGTTGCGGGCGGGTCTGCAGGATGATGTCCCGGAGGCCAACCCCCACGACCCGACGTCCGCCACCGGTCAGTCCTGGCTGCGTGGCTTTCATGCCGGTACCGCCCAGCGCAAACAGATCCTCGAGATGCAGGCCGAGGTCATCAAGGGCGAAGGCGATGAAGGGGACGATGAGGAGACCGTCGACGATTCCCTTGATGAGGCCATCGATGGGACCGAGGACGACGACGATGGGCCGACCGACGTCGGCGAGGTTACCCGGTCCGAGCTCGAGGAGAGGATCGACGGTCCAACGATCGTCGATATGAACGCGCGCAGGAAAAACGCGGCGGAGTAG
- a CDS encoding RuvC family protein produces MILIGMDIATVTGVALRDDDGQIKAWSFRVDGDGPGDVFKAFEDKVYRILKKHRPVRIAIEAPLRSDISRETTEEYFVDNVRHVRKVRSPITNINTLRKLYGFTAIVYACACRCSIPVEEVKENQWRSAFGVKIGKGVPSSGRRKAWKQAAIDRCRLVGVRALDSDAAEAVGVLWWLQGQMVGPRGARVRAESLFSFEGSDGRRKDQASGDDRRLPGKGRAPARRSGGASEDGGDQGALDLCDAPGGGLRRHRQGAAHD; encoded by the coding sequence ATGATCCTCATCGGCATGGACATCGCGACGGTTACTGGCGTCGCCCTGCGTGACGACGACGGGCAGATCAAGGCCTGGTCCTTCCGCGTCGATGGCGACGGGCCGGGGGATGTCTTCAAGGCATTCGAGGACAAGGTCTACCGGATCCTGAAGAAGCACCGGCCGGTACGGATCGCGATCGAGGCGCCGCTGCGTTCGGACATCAGCCGGGAGACGACGGAGGAATACTTCGTCGACAATGTTCGCCATGTCCGCAAGGTCCGGAGCCCGATCACCAACATCAACACGCTGCGAAAACTCTACGGCTTCACGGCGATCGTCTACGCCTGCGCCTGTCGCTGCAGCATTCCGGTTGAAGAGGTCAAGGAGAACCAGTGGCGATCGGCCTTCGGGGTCAAGATCGGCAAGGGCGTGCCGTCCTCCGGTCGGCGCAAGGCCTGGAAGCAGGCAGCGATTGATCGATGCCGGCTGGTCGGCGTTCGGGCCCTGGATTCCGACGCTGCAGAAGCGGTCGGCGTGCTCTGGTGGCTTCAGGGCCAAATGGTTGGGCCGCGCGGCGCGCGGGTGCGGGCGGAAAGCCTGTTCAGTTTCGAGGGATCCGATGGCCGGCGAAAAGATCAGGCTTCAGGAGATGATCGACGCCTGCCTGGAAAGGGCCGGGCACCTGCGCGGCGTTCAGGCGGCGCTTCAGAAGATGGGGGCGATCAGGGAGCCCTCGACCTATGCGATGCGCCAGGCGGAGGTCTTCGACGCCATCGTCAAGGCGCTGCGCATGATTGA
- a CDS encoding DNA cytosine methyltransferase: MSGLIIDLFAGGGGASLGIEMATGRSPDIAINHDHAAIRMHAANHPETLHLERSVWKSDPWEYVRNREVDLVWASPDCFVAGTMILTDQGYRPIESIVEGDCVLTHAGRYRRVYGTMRAKKSVHSVDIQGSPTLMVSGEHPFLARPIENVWDNRRRNYRRTLLEARWVAATNLRIGNAAMNAAGGDRDFCATPCEFGALPIPQVGGRGIDVDERLMWLVGRYVGDGWSRIRGGHAELVIICAKDEADELAERLDAWPRLGMRAGHGELAWHRREVETAVQFSTNHRGLVEWIRGQFGHGGYHKHFPAWCMSAPVELRRALLAGYVSADGSQLMISGNSVTETITISKALALSTKAIAESLGFTATVSNPRANSSTIEGRDVQAKRTYLVRWRETRKRLQTVREGIHNWSRVQRVGEASEPVEVFNIAVEEDESYVADGIVVHNCKHHSKAKGSRPVKRNIRDLAWVVKWWAQSVRPKVIILENVEEFRDWGPVVPDASGRFFPCPDRKGETFKRFVGELRRLGYRVDWRELVAADYGAPTIRKRLYMIARRDGLPIAWPKPTHGRADDIDVIAGRKLPWRSAAEIIDWSLPCPSIFDTAAEIMAKFGLRAVRPLQPTTLRRVARGVGKYVIEAAEPFILPITHAGSDRVEPIGEPLRTTTAAHRGERALVMPFVSRQFGASVGHGAREPLATVTAGGGGKSALIAPTLVQTGYGERPGQAPRVPGLDKPLGTVVAGGQKHALVAAFMAQHNTGVVGRTADAPLSTVTATGAQQAIVAAHLSHFYGSNTAGGEGDLRQPARTVTAEGNHASLVTAFLSTYYGTDQAPQLGAPLPTVTTVGRHSLVTVTIDGATYVLIDIGMRMLTPRELFRAQGFPDSYQIEADAEGVPFSKTVQVEKCGNSVCPPVAAAIVAENLPWLAQRTEAA, encoded by the coding sequence ATGAGCGGCCTGATCATCGATCTGTTCGCCGGCGGCGGCGGGGCCTCGCTTGGCATCGAAATGGCGACGGGGCGTTCTCCGGATATCGCCATCAACCACGATCACGCGGCGATCCGCATGCACGCGGCGAACCATCCGGAGACGCTGCACCTGGAGCGCAGCGTTTGGAAATCGGACCCGTGGGAATACGTCCGCAACAGGGAAGTCGACCTCGTCTGGGCCTCGCCGGATTGCTTCGTTGCCGGAACAATGATCCTGACCGATCAGGGTTACCGACCCATCGAAAGCATCGTCGAAGGCGATTGTGTCCTCACGCACGCGGGAAGGTACCGTCGCGTCTACGGGACGATGCGCGCAAAGAAGTCGGTGCACAGCGTCGATATCCAAGGTTCGCCCACCTTGATGGTGAGCGGCGAACACCCCTTCTTGGCACGACCGATAGAGAATGTCTGGGACAACAGACGGCGAAACTACCGCCGGACGCTACTCGAGGCGCGGTGGGTGGCGGCAACCAATTTGCGGATCGGCAACGCGGCGATGAATGCCGCCGGTGGCGACAGGGATTTCTGCGCCACTCCTTGCGAGTTCGGAGCTCTGCCGATCCCCCAAGTCGGCGGCAGGGGGATCGACGTGGATGAGCGGCTGATGTGGCTAGTTGGCCGATATGTCGGCGACGGGTGGTCGCGCATTAGAGGCGGCCATGCGGAACTGGTCATAATCTGCGCGAAGGACGAGGCCGACGAACTCGCCGAACGTCTCGACGCTTGGCCCAGGTTAGGGATGCGCGCCGGGCATGGCGAACTCGCTTGGCATCGTCGTGAGGTCGAGACGGCCGTGCAATTTAGCACGAACCATCGCGGCTTGGTGGAGTGGATCAGGGGCCAGTTCGGCCATGGTGGTTACCATAAGCACTTCCCGGCCTGGTGCATGTCCGCACCTGTAGAGCTGCGTCGCGCTCTGCTTGCCGGCTATGTGTCGGCCGATGGCAGCCAGCTTATGATTTCCGGCAACAGCGTCACCGAGACGATCACAATCTCCAAGGCGTTGGCTCTATCGACCAAAGCCATTGCGGAGAGCCTCGGCTTTACCGCCACCGTCTCGAACCCACGTGCCAACTCCTCTACGATCGAAGGACGCGATGTGCAAGCGAAGCGCACCTATCTCGTCAGATGGAGGGAGACGCGGAAGAGGCTGCAGACGGTCCGCGAGGGCATCCATAACTGGTCTCGGGTTCAAAGGGTCGGAGAAGCCTCAGAGCCCGTCGAAGTCTTCAATATCGCGGTCGAGGAGGACGAGTCTTACGTCGCGGACGGGATCGTCGTCCACAATTGCAAGCACCACTCCAAGGCCAAGGGATCGCGGCCGGTCAAGCGCAACATTCGCGATCTCGCCTGGGTGGTCAAATGGTGGGCGCAGTCGGTGCGCCCGAAGGTGATCATCCTCGAAAATGTCGAGGAATTCCGCGATTGGGGGCCGGTGGTGCCGGACGCATCCGGCCGGTTCTTCCCGTGTCCGGACCGCAAGGGCGAGACCTTCAAGCGGTTCGTCGGCGAGCTGCGGCGCCTCGGCTACCGGGTCGACTGGCGCGAGCTGGTTGCGGCCGACTACGGCGCGCCGACGATCCGCAAAAGGCTCTACATGATCGCCCGGCGCGACGGGCTGCCGATCGCCTGGCCGAAGCCGACGCACGGGCGGGCCGACGATATCGACGTCATCGCCGGGCGAAAGCTGCCTTGGCGCAGCGCGGCGGAAATCATCGACTGGTCGCTGCCGTGCCCGTCGATCTTCGACACGGCGGCGGAGATCATGGCGAAGTTCGGCCTTCGCGCGGTGCGCCCGCTCCAGCCGACGACGCTTCGGCGCGTTGCGCGGGGTGTCGGCAAATACGTGATCGAGGCCGCGGAACCGTTCATCTTGCCGATCACGCATGCCGGTTCGGATCGCGTGGAGCCGATCGGCGAACCGCTTCGCACGACGACGGCCGCACATCGCGGCGAACGGGCGCTTGTGATGCCCTTCGTCTCCCGGCAATTCGGCGCCAGCGTCGGGCACGGCGCCAGGGAACCGCTGGCGACCGTCACGGCCGGCGGCGGCGGCAAGTCGGCCCTCATTGCGCCGACGCTCGTCCAGACGGGATATGGCGAGCGCCCGGGCCAGGCGCCGCGGGTGCCCGGCCTCGACAAGCCGCTCGGCACGGTCGTCGCCGGCGGGCAGAAACACGCGCTTGTCGCGGCCTTCATGGCGCAGCACAACACGGGCGTCGTCGGACGGACGGCCGATGCGCCGCTGTCGACGGTGACCGCGACGGGCGCGCAACAGGCGATCGTGGCGGCGCACCTGTCGCATTTCTACGGGTCGAACACGGCGGGCGGCGAAGGCGACCTGCGGCAGCCGGCGCGGACCGTCACGGCCGAAGGCAATCACGCGTCCCTCGTCACGGCGTTCCTGTCGACCTATTACGGCACCGACCAGGCGCCGCAGCTCGGCGCGCCGCTGCCGACCGTGACGACGGTCGGCCGGCATAGCCTGGTGACGGTGACGATCGACGGAGCCACCTACGTCCTCATCGACATCGGCATGCGCATGCTGACGCCGCGCGAGCTGTTCCGCGCGCAGGGCTTTCCCGACAGCTACCAAATCGAGGCGGATGCCGAGGGCGTGCCGTTTTCCAAGACGGTGCAGGTCGAGAAGTGCGGCAACTCGGTCTGTCCGCCCGTCGCCGCGGCGATCGTCGCGGAGAACCTGCCCTGGCTGGCGCAGCGGACGGAGGCGGCATGA
- a CDS encoding AAA family ATPase yields the protein MSDINYVALIGPVAITFWGDPNKALSNDKELRWGTRGARVVDLTKGTWVDHSAAAGGGVLKLIEVEKGLGTSDAVRWLEEQGLVKREDPAAAAKASEKEIETTYDYVDEEGTFVCQVVRYRKPAEPRFRQRRKAKNGVWIWGLSDGTYGRFRRDGDWFKFSQKHADRYVETTEFGEVARFLYGLPEVVEAVALEQAVYLPEGEKDVDNLRAMGLVATCNIGGANKWQQSFTESLRGAHVVILPDNDEAGEKHVTLVGAALRDAVSSLRILRIPGLPDKGDVSDWIADGGTADAFLDMVDRLARPWKPAPPKSKFGGLLFQDLDRVKGEEYEFLIDDFLSRGDRSLVYGASKSGKSFLAIDMAMCVARGIEFFGKAVRKGGVIYQAGEGQKGVKKRLRAYRQHNEMSPDTPLDFVLMPATIDLYHRDGDVDGFIAECKAWAAVMNERLELVVIDTLSTATAGADENSGKDMSLVLSNCARISTELKAHVMLVHHMPKNGKSPRGHGSIFANIDNAIQVDRDEETGVRTAFVEKQKDGDDTARVKFELCAITIGRREMDDRAITSCVVVDKGTKDEAKAADRARSGVHLKGQRRQLYQALIDALAEQGIPTPPELKLPRSIHTVVRYAAWKDAFTRISFIDEGDEKKRDAAVRQAISREGREMHSRRLIGRHDNYVWITGKPVAGFANRSRDETSDKPDSTALDGEDPFATWPGDGGL from the coding sequence GTGAGCGACATCAATTACGTCGCGTTGATCGGCCCCGTGGCGATCACCTTTTGGGGAGACCCGAACAAGGCCCTTTCGAATGACAAGGAGCTGAGGTGGGGAACCCGGGGCGCGCGTGTCGTCGATCTCACCAAGGGCACTTGGGTAGATCATTCGGCGGCCGCGGGCGGCGGCGTCTTGAAATTGATCGAAGTGGAAAAAGGGCTTGGAACCTCCGACGCAGTTCGCTGGCTTGAGGAGCAAGGGCTTGTGAAGCGGGAGGATCCGGCGGCCGCGGCCAAGGCTTCGGAAAAGGAGATCGAAACCACCTACGACTATGTGGACGAGGAGGGAACCTTCGTCTGCCAGGTGGTGCGCTACCGGAAGCCGGCCGAGCCGCGGTTTCGCCAGCGGCGCAAGGCAAAAAACGGGGTCTGGATATGGGGGCTGAGCGATGGAACCTACGGCCGGTTTCGGCGAGACGGTGACTGGTTCAAGTTCAGCCAGAAGCACGCCGACCGTTATGTCGAGACGACGGAGTTCGGCGAAGTTGCCAGATTCCTTTATGGACTCCCCGAGGTCGTCGAAGCCGTCGCGCTCGAGCAGGCGGTCTATCTGCCTGAGGGGGAGAAGGACGTGGACAATCTCCGGGCCATGGGCCTTGTCGCCACCTGCAACATCGGCGGCGCCAACAAATGGCAGCAGTCGTTCACCGAGAGCCTGCGCGGTGCCCATGTCGTGATCCTGCCGGACAACGATGAGGCCGGCGAGAAGCACGTGACGTTGGTTGGCGCGGCTCTGAGGGACGCGGTCTCATCCTTGCGGATCCTTCGCATTCCGGGGTTGCCGGACAAGGGAGACGTCTCCGACTGGATCGCGGACGGTGGAACGGCCGACGCGTTTCTGGATATGGTCGATCGTCTGGCCCGTCCATGGAAGCCGGCGCCGCCGAAATCGAAGTTCGGCGGCCTGCTCTTCCAGGATCTCGATCGGGTCAAAGGTGAGGAATACGAGTTCCTGATCGACGACTTCCTGTCGCGCGGGGACCGGTCGCTGGTCTACGGCGCGTCGAAGTCCGGCAAGAGCTTCCTGGCCATCGACATGGCCATGTGCGTCGCGCGCGGGATCGAGTTTTTCGGGAAGGCGGTTCGCAAGGGCGGGGTCATCTACCAGGCCGGCGAGGGACAGAAGGGCGTGAAGAAGCGCCTGCGAGCCTATCGGCAGCACAACGAGATGTCGCCCGACACGCCGCTGGATTTCGTGCTGATGCCGGCGACCATCGACCTCTATCACCGCGACGGCGATGTCGACGGGTTCATCGCCGAATGCAAGGCCTGGGCCGCGGTGATGAACGAGCGGCTCGAGCTGGTCGTGATCGACACACTGTCGACGGCGACGGCCGGCGCCGACGAGAACAGCGGAAAGGACATGTCTTTGGTCCTTTCGAACTGTGCCCGCATCTCAACAGAGTTGAAGGCGCACGTCATGTTGGTCCACCACATGCCGAAAAATGGCAAATCCCCGCGCGGTCACGGTTCTATTTTCGCGAACATCGATAACGCCATCCAGGTTGACCGCGACGAAGAAACGGGCGTCAGAACCGCGTTTGTCGAGAAGCAGAAGGATGGCGATGACACGGCGAGAGTCAAGTTCGAACTCTGCGCGATCACGATCGGCCGGCGGGAGATGGACGACCGGGCGATCACGTCCTGCGTCGTGGTGGATAAGGGCACCAAGGACGAGGCGAAGGCGGCCGACAGGGCCCGGAGCGGCGTTCACCTGAAAGGGCAGCGCCGGCAGCTCTATCAGGCCCTCATCGACGCCCTTGCCGAACAGGGCATCCCGACGCCGCCGGAACTCAAGCTGCCGAGGTCAATCCATACCGTCGTCCGATACGCAGCGTGGAAGGATGCCTTTACGCGCATATCGTTCATCGATGAGGGCGATGAGAAAAAGCGCGACGCGGCCGTGCGTCAGGCAATCTCGCGAGAGGGGCGGGAGATGCACAGCCGGCGTTTGATCGGGCGCCACGACAATTACGTTTGGATCACCGGCAAACCGGTGGCTGGGTTTGCGAACCGAAGCCGCGATGAAACCTCGGACAAGCCGGACAGCACCGCGTTGGACGGTGAGGATCCGTTCGCGACGTGGCCTGGGGACGGCGGCTTGTGA